A genomic window from Candidatus Marinimicrobia bacterium CG08_land_8_20_14_0_20_45_22 includes:
- a CDS encoding NAD-dependent protein deacylase, with amino-acid sequence MKILTDPSAIEAIKKSKNIAVLTGAGISVESGIPTFRGENGLWTKLSPEELASFESFYQNTAVVMEWYKYCQEIIWKCEPNPGHYALAELSYLSGHFDLITQNIDGLHQRAGSRDIIELHGNLLENYCMRCGQRYSVDEFDEIFKDAKDHIPRCHCGGLIRPDVVWFGETLPKENLEMAYGAAIHADVFLSIGTSGQVRPAADLPVLAKQSGAFLIEINTQKTVLSGESDLILQGNSSEILPQLVEDIKTLLPKA; translated from the coding sequence ATGAAAATTTTAACAGATCCGTCTGCGATTGAAGCCATAAAAAAATCGAAAAATATTGCAGTTCTGACCGGCGCCGGCATTTCTGTTGAAAGCGGAATTCCGACATTTCGCGGTGAAAATGGACTTTGGACGAAATTATCTCCCGAAGAACTCGCCAGTTTTGAATCTTTTTATCAAAATACAGCCGTCGTTATGGAATGGTACAAGTACTGTCAGGAAATTATCTGGAAGTGTGAGCCCAATCCGGGACATTATGCTCTGGCTGAACTCAGTTACCTATCGGGGCATTTCGATTTAATTACGCAAAATATCGACGGATTGCATCAGCGTGCAGGTAGCCGGGACATTATCGAATTACATGGTAATCTTCTTGAAAACTATTGCATGCGGTGCGGTCAAAGATACTCCGTCGATGAGTTTGATGAGATTTTTAAGGATGCCAAGGATCACATCCCACGGTGTCATTGCGGAGGGCTGATCCGTCCGGATGTTGTTTGGTTCGGCGAAACGTTGCCGAAGGAAAATCTCGAAATGGCTTATGGCGCCGCAATCCATGCCGATGTTTTTCTTTCCATTGGGACCTCCGGGCAAGTTCGCCCCGCCGCCGATCTACCGGTTTTAGCCAAACAAAGTGGTGCTTTTCTCATTGAAATCAATACGCAAAAAACCGTTTTAAGCGGAGAATCTGACCTTATTTTACAAGGGAATTCCAGTGAAATTTTACCGCAACTCGTTGAAGATATCAAGACACTTTTACCGAAAGCCTGA